One Streptomyces sp. SAI-135 DNA segment encodes these proteins:
- a CDS encoding phosphatidylserine decarboxylase gives MPHSQTSAPRDSLAGVRLARGASPWLLPTVATAALSLVRARKSGAAKAVAVPATALAAGMLWFFRDPEREIAPGRVISPADGVVQSIMPWKDGRTRVAIFMSPLNVHVNRAPLSGTVTSVEHIPGGFVPAFNKESENNERVVWHFDTELGDIEMIQIAGAVARRIVPYIPQGTKVEQGDRIGLIRFGSRVDIYLPEGVEVAVEVGEKTVAGVTRIDRD, from the coding sequence ATGCCCCACAGCCAAACCTCTGCACCTCGCGACAGCCTGGCAGGCGTACGCCTCGCGCGCGGAGCATCGCCGTGGCTCCTCCCGACCGTCGCCACCGCAGCACTGAGCCTGGTACGCGCGCGCAAGTCGGGCGCCGCCAAGGCCGTCGCCGTGCCCGCCACCGCGCTGGCGGCGGGCATGCTGTGGTTCTTCCGCGACCCCGAGCGCGAGATCGCCCCGGGCCGGGTCATCTCGCCCGCCGACGGTGTGGTGCAGAGCATCATGCCGTGGAAGGACGGGCGCACCCGCGTCGCGATCTTCATGAGCCCGCTCAACGTCCACGTCAACCGCGCGCCGCTCTCCGGCACGGTGACCTCGGTCGAGCACATCCCCGGCGGGTTCGTTCCGGCGTTCAACAAGGAGAGCGAGAACAACGAGCGCGTCGTCTGGCACTTCGACACCGAGCTCGGTGACATCGAGATGATCCAGATCGCCGGCGCGGTGGCCCGTCGCATCGTGCCGTACATCCCGCAGGGGACGAAGGTCGAGCAGGGTGACCGCATCGGTCTGATCCGGTTCGGCTCGCGCGTCGACATCTACCTGCCGGAAGGCGTGGAGGTCGCGGTCGAGGTCGGCGAGAAGACGGTGGCTGGGGTGACTCGCATTGACCGTGATTGA
- a CDS encoding acyl-CoA dehydrogenase family protein, giving the protein MARLAQTAGLTDIQQEILSTVRDFVDKEIIPVATELEHRDEYPQQIVDGLKELGLFGLMIPEEYGGLGESLLTYALCVEEIARGWMSVSGIINTHFIVAYMLKQHGTQEQKDHYLPRMAAGDIRGAFSMSEPGLGSDVSAITSKAVRDGDEYVLNGQKMWLTNGGTSSLVAVLVRSDEGHPEGTAPHKSMTTFLIEKEPGFGEVRPGLTIPGKIDKMGYKGVDTTELIMDGLRLPADRVLGGVTGRGFYQMMDGVEVGRVNVAARGCGVAQRAFELGVQYAQQRHTFGKAIAQHQAIQFKLAEMATKVEAAHAMMVNAARKKDSGERNDLEAGMAKYLASEYCKEVVEDAFRIHGGYGFSKEYEIERLYREAPMLLIGEGTAEIQKMIIGRRLLEEYRFQG; this is encoded by the coding sequence ATGGCACGCCTCGCCCAGACCGCCGGTCTGACCGACATCCAGCAGGAGATCCTGTCCACCGTCCGCGACTTCGTGGACAAGGAGATCATCCCGGTCGCGACCGAGCTGGAGCACCGCGACGAGTACCCGCAGCAGATCGTCGACGGGCTCAAGGAGTTGGGCCTGTTCGGCCTGATGATTCCCGAGGAGTACGGCGGTCTGGGCGAGTCCCTCCTGACGTACGCGCTGTGCGTGGAGGAGATCGCCCGCGGCTGGATGTCGGTGTCCGGCATCATCAACACCCACTTCATCGTGGCGTACATGCTCAAGCAGCACGGCACGCAGGAGCAGAAGGACCACTACCTGCCGCGGATGGCTGCCGGCGACATCCGGGGCGCCTTCTCGATGTCGGAGCCGGGCCTCGGCTCGGACGTGTCCGCCATCACGTCCAAGGCGGTCAGGGACGGTGACGAATACGTCCTCAACGGCCAGAAGATGTGGCTGACGAACGGCGGAACGTCAAGTCTGGTCGCCGTTCTCGTCCGAAGTGATGAAGGACACCCCGAGGGCACCGCGCCCCACAAGTCCATGACGACCTTCCTGATCGAGAAGGAGCCCGGCTTCGGAGAGGTCCGCCCCGGCCTCACCATCCCCGGGAAGATCGACAAGATGGGCTACAAGGGGGTCGACACCACTGAGCTGATCATGGATGGCCTGCGGCTTCCCGCCGATCGGGTGCTCGGCGGGGTCACCGGCCGAGGTTTTTACCAAATGATGGACGGAGTGGAAGTCGGCCGCGTGAATGTGGCGGCGCGTGGCTGCGGCGTCGCTCAGCGTGCCTTCGAACTGGGCGTCCAGTACGCCCAGCAGCGTCACACTTTCGGCAAGGCGATCGCCCAGCACCAGGCGATTCAGTTCAAGCTGGCCGAGATGGCTACCAAGGTCGAGGCCGCGCATGCGATGATGGTCAACGCGGCTCGCAAAAAGGACTCCGGGGAGCGAAACGACCTTGAGGCAGGGATGGCGAAGTACCTCGCCTCCGAATACTGCAAGGAGGTCGTGGAGGACGCCTTCCGGATCCACGGCGGCTACGGCTTCTCCAAGGAGTACGAGATCGAGCGCCTCTACCGTGAGGCTCCGATGCTGCTGATCGGTGAAGGTACCGCCGAGATCCAGAAAATGATCATCGGTCGCAGGCTGCTCGAAGAGTATCGGTTCCAGGGCTAG
- a CDS encoding MaoC family dehydratase, translating to MQFGRTYEEFEVGAVYKHWPGKTVTEYDDHLFCLLTMNHHPLHMDVNYAEQTTDFGKNVVVGNYIYSLLLGMSVPDVSGKAIANLEIESLKHVAPTFHGDTIYGQTTVLDKWPSKSKNDRGIVYVETKGYKQDGTLVCVFRRKVMVPTETYIKERGGEQPGRPELQEG from the coding sequence ATGCAGTTCGGACGCACCTACGAGGAGTTCGAGGTCGGGGCGGTCTACAAGCACTGGCCCGGGAAGACGGTCACGGAGTACGACGACCACCTCTTCTGCCTTCTCACCATGAACCACCACCCGCTGCACATGGACGTCAACTACGCCGAGCAGACGACGGACTTCGGCAAGAACGTCGTGGTCGGGAACTACATCTACTCCCTGCTGCTCGGCATGTCCGTGCCGGACGTCTCCGGCAAGGCGATCGCCAACCTGGAGATCGAGTCGCTGAAGCACGTGGCGCCGACCTTCCACGGCGACACGATCTACGGCCAGACGACCGTGCTCGACAAGTGGCCCTCCAAGTCGAAGAACGACCGCGGGATCGTGTACGTCGAGACCAAGGGCTACAAGCAGGACGGCACGCTGGTCTGCGTGTTCCGCCGCAAGGTCATGGTGCCCACCGAGACCTACATCAAGGAGCGCGGCGGCGAGCAGCCCGGCCGCCCGGAACTTCAGGAGGGCTGA
- a CDS encoding CoA ester lyase — protein sequence MTVNRLRPRRSCLAVPGSNPRFLEKAQGLPADQVFLDLEDACAPLAKPEARHTIVKFLNEGDWTGKTRVVRVNDWTTEWTYRDVVTVVEGAGQNLDCIMLPKVQTAEQIVALDLLLTQIEKTMGFEVGKIGIEAQIENAQGLNNVNEIATASQRVETIIFGPADFMASINMKSLVVGEQPPGYPADAYHYILMKILMAARANNLQAIDGPYLQIRNIDGYREVAQRAAALGFDGKWVLHPGQVEASNEIFSPSQEDYDHAELILDAYDYYTSEAGGKKGSAMLGDEMIDEASRKMALVISGKGRAAGMQRTSKFEIPEA from the coding sequence ATGACCGTCAACCGTCTCCGCCCGCGGCGCTCCTGCCTGGCGGTACCGGGCTCGAACCCGCGCTTCCTGGAGAAGGCGCAGGGCCTCCCGGCGGACCAGGTCTTCCTCGACCTGGAGGACGCGTGCGCCCCGCTCGCCAAGCCCGAGGCGCGGCACACCATCGTCAAGTTCCTCAACGAGGGCGACTGGACCGGCAAGACGAGGGTCGTGCGGGTCAACGACTGGACGACCGAGTGGACGTACCGCGACGTCGTCACCGTCGTCGAGGGCGCCGGCCAGAACCTCGACTGCATCATGCTGCCGAAGGTGCAGACGGCCGAGCAGATCGTCGCGCTCGACCTGCTGCTGACCCAGATCGAGAAGACCATGGGCTTCGAGGTCGGCAAGATCGGCATCGAGGCGCAGATCGAGAACGCGCAGGGCCTCAACAACGTCAACGAGATCGCGACCGCCTCCCAGCGCGTCGAGACGATCATCTTCGGCCCGGCCGACTTCATGGCGTCCATCAACATGAAGTCGCTGGTCGTGGGCGAGCAGCCGCCCGGCTACCCGGCGGACGCCTACCACTACATCCTGATGAAGATCCTGATGGCGGCCCGCGCCAACAACCTCCAGGCCATCGACGGCCCCTACCTCCAGATCCGCAACATCGACGGCTACCGCGAGGTCGCCCAGCGCGCCGCCGCGCTCGGCTTCGACGGCAAGTGGGTGCTGCACCCGGGCCAGGTCGAGGCGTCCAACGAGATCTTCTCGCCCTCGCAGGAGGACTACGACCACGCCGAGCTGATCCTGGACGCGTACGACTACTACACGTCCGAGGCGGGCGGCAAGAAGGGCTCGGCGATGCTCGGCGACGAGATGATCGACGAGGCCAGCCGCAAGATGGCGCTGGTCATCTCCGGCAAGGGGCGTGCGGCGGGCATGCAGCGCACGTCGAAGTTCGAGATCCCGGAGGCCTGA
- a CDS encoding protein meaA, with protein MTERQKDRPWLMRTYAGHSTAEASNELYRRNLAKGQTGLSVAFDLPTQTGYDSDHILARGEVGRVGVPIAHLGDMRRLFQDIPLEQMNTSMTINATAMWLLALYQVVAEEQGADVTQLQGTTQNDIVKEYLSRGTHVFPPGPSLRLTTDMIAYTVSHIPKWNPINICSYHLQEAGATPVQEIAYAMSTAIAVLDAVRDSGQVPQERMGDVVGRISFFVNAGVRFIEEMCKMRAFGRIWDQVTRERYGIENPKHRRFRYGVQVNSLGLTEAQPENNVQRIVLEMLAVTLSKDARARAVQLPAWNEALGLPRPWDQQWSLRMQQVLAYESDLLEYEDIFEGSHVVEAKVAKLVEESFAEIERIQEMGGAMAAVESGYLKSQLVSSHAERRARIESGQEKIIGVNIFETTEPNPLTADLDTAIQTVDPAVEARVIAGLQHWRDTRYQPPFNHPRPCKALERLKEAAKGTDNLMEATLECARAGVTTGEWAGALREVFGEFRAPTGVSSAPVAVPAEEGSAMAGVRRKVDLTAKDLGVGKLRFLVGKPGLDGHSNGAEQIAVRARDAGFEVVYQGIRLTPEQIVDAALAEDVHAVGLSILSGSHAQLVPDVLERLRVAGATDIPVIAGGIIPNGDAEQLRAAGVAAVFTPKDFDITGIIGRIVDEIRNANKLDPLEVPA; from the coding sequence ATGACAGAGCGTCAGAAGGACCGGCCGTGGCTCATGCGCACGTATGCCGGCCACTCCACGGCCGAGGCGTCCAACGAGCTGTACCGGCGCAACCTCGCCAAGGGCCAGACCGGTCTGTCGGTGGCGTTCGACCTGCCGACGCAGACCGGCTACGACTCCGACCACATCCTCGCCCGCGGCGAGGTGGGCCGGGTCGGCGTGCCGATCGCGCACCTCGGTGACATGCGCCGGCTGTTCCAGGACATCCCCCTGGAGCAGATGAACACCTCGATGACGATCAACGCCACCGCCATGTGGCTGCTGGCGCTCTACCAGGTCGTCGCCGAGGAGCAGGGCGCGGACGTCACCCAGCTCCAGGGCACGACCCAGAACGACATCGTCAAGGAGTACCTCTCCCGCGGGACGCACGTCTTCCCGCCGGGACCGAGCCTCCGTCTGACGACCGACATGATCGCGTACACGGTCTCCCACATCCCGAAGTGGAACCCGATCAACATCTGCAGCTACCACCTGCAGGAGGCGGGCGCCACGCCGGTCCAGGAGATCGCGTACGCGATGTCGACGGCCATCGCGGTCCTGGACGCCGTCCGGGACTCCGGCCAGGTGCCGCAGGAGCGCATGGGCGACGTCGTCGGCCGGATCTCCTTCTTCGTGAACGCGGGTGTCCGCTTCATCGAGGAGATGTGCAAGATGCGCGCCTTCGGCCGCATCTGGGACCAGGTCACGCGGGAGCGCTACGGCATCGAGAACCCCAAGCACCGCCGCTTCCGCTACGGCGTCCAGGTCAACTCCCTCGGGCTGACCGAGGCGCAGCCGGAGAACAACGTCCAGCGGATCGTGCTTGAGATGCTGGCCGTGACCCTCTCGAAGGACGCACGCGCGCGTGCCGTCCAGCTGCCGGCCTGGAACGAGGCCCTCGGTCTGCCCCGGCCCTGGGACCAGCAGTGGTCGCTGCGGATGCAGCAGGTGCTGGCGTACGAGAGCGACCTGCTGGAGTACGAGGACATCTTCGAGGGCTCGCACGTCGTCGAGGCGAAGGTCGCGAAGCTGGTCGAGGAGTCCTTCGCGGAGATCGAGCGGATCCAGGAGATGGGCGGCGCGATGGCCGCCGTCGAGTCGGGCTACCTCAAGTCGCAGCTCGTCTCCTCGCACGCCGAGCGCCGGGCCCGGATCGAGTCCGGGCAGGAGAAGATCATCGGCGTCAACATCTTCGAGACGACCGAGCCGAACCCGCTCACCGCCGACCTGGACACCGCCATCCAGACGGTGGACCCGGCCGTCGAGGCGCGGGTGATCGCGGGGCTCCAGCACTGGCGCGACACCCGCTACCAGCCGCCCTTCAACCACCCGCGCCCGTGCAAGGCGCTGGAGCGGCTGAAGGAGGCCGCCAAGGGCACGGACAACCTCATGGAGGCCACCCTGGAGTGCGCCCGGGCGGGCGTGACGACCGGCGAGTGGGCGGGGGCCCTGCGGGAGGTGTTCGGCGAGTTCCGGGCGCCCACGGGTGTCTCCTCGGCGCCGGTGGCGGTGCCCGCGGAGGAGGGCTCGGCGATGGCCGGGGTCCGCCGCAAGGTCGACCTCACGGCGAAGGACCTCGGCGTCGGCAAGCTCCGCTTCCTGGTCGGCAAGCCGGGCCTGGACGGGCACTCCAACGGGGCCGAGCAGATCGCCGTCCGCGCGCGTGACGCCGGCTTCGAGGTGGTCTACCAGGGCATCCGGCTGACCCCGGAGCAGATCGTGGACGCGGCTCTCGCCGAGGACGTGCACGCGGTGGGCCTGTCCATCCTGTCCGGCTCGCACGCCCAGCTGGTGCCGGACGTCCTGGAACGACTCCGTGTGGCCGGTGCCACAGATATACCTGTGATCGCCGGTGGCATCATCCCGAATGGTGACGCCGAGCAGCTGCGGGCAGCCGGAGTGGCCGCGGTCTTCACCCCGAAGGACTTCGACATCACCGGAATCATCGGCCGGATCGTCGACGAGATCCGCAACGCGAACAAGCTCGACCCCCTGGAGGTCCCCGCATGA
- the ccrA gene encoding crotonyl-CoA carboxylase/reductase has product MKDILDAIQSPDSTPADFAALPLPDSYRAITVHKDETEMFAGLETRDKDPRKSIHLDEVALPELGPGEALVAVMASSVNYNSVWTSIFEPLSTFGFLERYGRTNELAKRHDLPYHIIGSDLAGVVLRTGPGVNAWKPGDEVVAHCLSVELESSDGHNDTMLDPEQRIWGFETNFGGLAEIALVKSNQLMPKPDHLSWEEAAAPGLVNSTAYRQLVSRNGAGMKQGDNVLIWGASGGLGSYATQFALAGGANPICVVSSPQKADICRAMGAEAIIDRNAEGYKFWKDENTQDPKEWKRFGKRIRELTGGEDIDIVFEHPGRETFGASVFVTRKGGTITTCASTSGYMHEYDNRYLWMSLKRIIGSHFANYREAWEANRLIAKGKIHPTLSKVYSLEETGQAAYDVHRNLHQGKVGVLCMSPEEGLGVRDQEKRAQHIDAINRFRNI; this is encoded by the coding sequence GTGAAGGACATCCTGGACGCGATCCAGTCGCCGGACTCGACGCCGGCCGACTTCGCCGCCCTGCCGCTCCCCGACTCGTACCGCGCGATCACCGTGCACAAGGACGAGACGGAGATGTTCGCGGGTCTGGAGACCCGCGACAAGGACCCGCGCAAGTCGATCCACCTCGACGAGGTGGCCCTGCCCGAGCTGGGCCCGGGCGAGGCGCTCGTCGCCGTCATGGCATCGAGTGTCAACTACAACTCGGTGTGGACCTCGATCTTCGAGCCGCTGTCGACCTTCGGCTTCCTGGAGCGCTACGGCCGCACCAACGAGCTGGCCAAGCGGCACGACCTGCCGTACCACATCATCGGCTCCGACCTCGCGGGCGTGGTCCTGCGCACCGGCCCGGGCGTCAACGCCTGGAAGCCCGGTGACGAGGTCGTCGCGCACTGCCTGAGCGTGGAGCTGGAGTCGTCCGACGGCCACAACGACACGATGCTCGACCCCGAGCAGCGCATCTGGGGCTTCGAGACCAACTTCGGCGGCCTGGCCGAGATCGCGCTGGTCAAGTCGAACCAGCTGATGCCCAAGCCCGACCACCTGTCGTGGGAGGAGGCGGCCGCCCCCGGGCTCGTCAACTCCACCGCCTACCGCCAGCTCGTCTCCCGCAACGGCGCCGGCATGAAGCAGGGCGACAACGTCCTGATCTGGGGCGCGAGCGGCGGACTCGGCTCGTACGCCACGCAGTTCGCGCTCGCCGGCGGCGCCAACCCGATCTGTGTCGTCTCCTCGCCGCAGAAGGCGGACATCTGCCGGGCGATGGGCGCCGAGGCGATCATCGACCGCAACGCCGAGGGCTACAAGTTCTGGAAGGACGAGAACACCCAGGACCCGAAGGAGTGGAAGCGCTTCGGCAAGCGCATCCGCGAACTCACCGGCGGCGAGGACATCGACATCGTCTTCGAGCACCCCGGCCGCGAGACCTTCGGCGCCTCCGTCTTCGTCACCCGCAAGGGCGGCACCATCACCACCTGCGCCTCGACCTCGGGCTACATGCACGAGTACGACAACCGCTACCTGTGGATGTCCCTGAAGCGGATCATCGGCTCGCACTTCGCCAACTACCGCGAGGCCTGGGAGGCCAACCGGCTCATCGCGAAGGGCAAGATCCACCCGACCCTGTCGAAGGTCTACTCCCTGGAGGAGACCGGCCAGGCCGCCTACGACGTGCACCGCAACCTCCACCAGGGCAAGGTCGGCGTGCTGTGCATGTCCCCCGAGGAGGGCCTGGGCGTGCGCGACCAGGAGAAGCGCGCCCAGCACATCGACGCCATCAACCGCTTCCGGAACATCTGA
- a CDS encoding TetR family transcriptional regulator, protein MSQPARSSRTPATPDAPESAAGSRAAAQRLKMRRELAAAAMELFSTKGYEATTVDEIAAAAGVARRTFFRHFRSKEEAIFPDHDDTLIRAEAVLNAAPAHEHPLDTVCRGIKEVMKMYAGRPDISVARYKLTREVPTLREAEIASVARYERLFTRYLLGHFDEHAHDDDANDDPLLAEVAASAVVTAHNHVLRRWLRAGGQGDVEAQLDHAFAIVRKTFGTGIGAGRDTTAPTRPAPASVTSQGEVLVTVARTDAPLDEVMRAIEHALKER, encoded by the coding sequence ATGTCCCAGCCCGCCAGGTCGTCCCGTACACCAGCCACGCCCGACGCGCCGGAGAGTGCCGCAGGCAGTCGCGCGGCCGCCCAGCGGCTCAAGATGCGCCGAGAACTGGCCGCCGCCGCGATGGAGTTGTTCTCCACCAAGGGGTACGAGGCGACGACCGTCGACGAGATCGCGGCCGCGGCCGGTGTCGCCCGCCGCACCTTCTTCCGCCACTTCCGCTCCAAGGAAGAGGCGATCTTCCCCGACCACGACGACACCCTGATCCGGGCGGAGGCCGTGCTGAACGCGGCCCCCGCGCACGAGCACCCGCTCGACACGGTGTGCCGCGGCATCAAGGAGGTCATGAAGATGTACGCGGGCCGGCCGGACATCTCGGTCGCCCGCTACAAGCTGACACGCGAGGTGCCGACGCTGCGGGAGGCGGAGATCGCGTCGGTGGCCCGCTACGAGCGGCTGTTCACGCGGTATCTGCTGGGGCACTTCGACGAGCACGCCCATGACGACGACGCCAACGACGACCCCCTGCTGGCGGAGGTCGCCGCCTCGGCCGTCGTCACCGCGCACAACCACGTGCTGCGGCGCTGGCTGCGGGCCGGCGGACAGGGGGACGTCGAGGCGCAGCTGGACCACGCCTTCGCGATCGTGCGCAAGACCTTCGGGACGGGTATCGGAGCGGGGCGGGACACCACCGCCCCGACGCGGCCGGCTCCCGCCTCGGTGACGTCCCAGGGCGAGGTACTGGTGACCGTCGCCCGCACCGACGCACCGCTCGACGAAGTGATGCGGGCCATCGAGCACGCGCTCAAGGAGCGCTGA
- a CDS encoding 3-hydroxyacyl-CoA dehydrogenase yields the protein MATPLSDPSLSPLRTIAVVGLGTMGTGIAEVLARAGREVVGIDISEAQAAKAVATLEAATARAVERGRLSEQERADVLARVRTSTDLRTAADADLVIEVAPESYEIKHQIFRELDAIVRPETILATGTNALSVTRLAADSARPERVLGLHFFNPAPAMKLVEVVSSVLTAPAAVTAVTNLALDLGKEPVAVGDRPGFVADGLLFGYLNQAAAMYEAKYASREDIDAAMRLGCGLPMGPLALLDLIGVDTARTVLEAMYAESHDRLHAPAPILKQLSEAGLTGRKSGRGFYTYEAPGSATVVRDALTPLESTEKVAGREIRSVGVAGSGTMASGIAEVFAKAGYEVVLAARSEEKAQTAKARIGKSLSRSVDKGRMTAEAAAQTLDRITAAGSYEAFADVDLAVEAVAEDLEIKRQLFQALDKVCKPGAVLATTTSSLPVVACARATSRPQDVIGMHFFNPAPAMKLVEVVRTVLTAEDVHATVREVCGRIKKHAVDCGDRAGFIVNALLFPYLNNAIKMVQEHYASLDDIDAAMKLGGGYPMGPFELLDVVGLDVSLAIEKVLHREFRDPGLAPAPLLEHLVAAGCLGRKTGRGFREYARR from the coding sequence ATGGCCACTCCCCTGTCCGACCCCTCTCTGTCCCCGCTCAGGACGATCGCCGTCGTCGGCCTCGGCACCATGGGCACCGGCATCGCCGAGGTCCTCGCCCGGGCCGGCCGCGAGGTCGTCGGCATCGACATCAGCGAGGCGCAGGCCGCCAAGGCCGTCGCCACCCTGGAGGCCGCGACCGCCCGTGCCGTGGAGCGCGGCCGGCTCAGCGAGCAGGAGCGCGCGGACGTCCTCGCCCGTGTCCGCACCTCCACCGACCTGCGCACGGCGGCCGACGCCGACCTCGTCATCGAGGTGGCCCCGGAGTCGTACGAGATCAAGCACCAGATCTTCCGCGAGCTCGACGCGATCGTGCGCCCGGAGACGATCCTCGCGACCGGCACCAACGCCCTGTCCGTGACCCGTCTGGCCGCCGACTCGGCCCGCCCGGAGCGGGTCCTGGGCCTGCACTTCTTCAACCCGGCGCCCGCAATGAAGCTGGTCGAGGTCGTCTCCTCGGTGCTCACCGCCCCGGCGGCCGTCACCGCGGTCACCAACCTCGCCCTCGACCTCGGCAAGGAGCCCGTCGCGGTCGGCGACCGGCCCGGCTTCGTCGCCGACGGGCTGCTGTTCGGCTACCTCAACCAGGCGGCCGCGATGTACGAGGCGAAGTACGCATCCCGCGAGGACATCGACGCGGCGATGCGGCTCGGCTGCGGTCTGCCCATGGGGCCCCTCGCCCTGCTCGACCTGATCGGCGTCGACACCGCGCGCACGGTCCTGGAAGCCATGTACGCCGAGTCCCACGACCGCCTGCACGCCCCCGCCCCGATCCTCAAGCAGCTCAGCGAGGCGGGTCTGACGGGCCGTAAGTCGGGACGCGGCTTCTACACCTACGAGGCCCCGGGCAGCGCGACGGTCGTGCGGGACGCGCTGACGCCCCTGGAAAGCACCGAGAAGGTCGCCGGCCGTGAAATCCGTTCGGTCGGGGTCGCCGGTTCCGGCACCATGGCGTCCGGCATCGCGGAGGTCTTCGCCAAGGCCGGCTACGAGGTCGTCCTCGCCGCCCGCAGCGAGGAGAAGGCGCAGACGGCGAAGGCCCGTATCGGCAAGTCGCTTTCCCGCTCTGTCGACAAGGGCCGGATGACCGCCGAGGCGGCCGCGCAGACCCTGGACCGGATCACCGCGGCGGGCTCCTACGAGGCGTTCGCGGACGTCGACCTGGCCGTCGAGGCCGTCGCCGAGGACCTGGAGATCAAGCGGCAGCTGTTCCAGGCGCTGGACAAGGTCTGCAAGCCGGGCGCGGTCCTGGCCACCACGACCTCCTCGCTGCCCGTCGTCGCCTGCGCCCGCGCCACCTCGCGCCCGCAGGACGTGATCGGCATGCACTTCTTCAACCCGGCGCCCGCGATGAAGCTGGTCGAGGTCGTCCGCACGGTCCTGACGGCCGAGGACGTCCACGCCACGGTCCGTGAGGTCTGCGGGCGGATCAAGAAGCACGCGGTCGACTGCGGCGACCGCGCGGGCTTCATCGTGAACGCCCTGCTCTTCCCGTACCTCAACAACGCGATCAAGATGGTGCAGGAGCACTACGCGTCCCTCGACGACATCGACGCGGCGATGAAGCTGGGCGGCGGCTACCCGATGGGCCCCTTCGAGCTGCTCGACGTGGTCGGCCTGGACGTCTCGCTCGCGATCGAGAAGGTCCTGCACCGCGAGTTCCGCGACCCGGGTCTGGCTCCGGCCCCGCTCCTGGAGCACCTGGTGGCCGCGGGCTGCCTCGGCCGCAAGACCGGCCGTGGCTTCCGCGAATATGCCCGCCGCTGA
- a CDS encoding adenylosuccinate lyase, with amino-acid sequence MDEELRSVTERLRQESGAPADFDRLVATEDPDELAGVLTEPGQPLWARELAAFRLGLAGDRRAFESLVLLLNHRDPPRCAAAAYALARLDDPRTARAAAALATNELRVAYALHPVRLLAELRAPESVPALITTLERRLRPHDPYRRVALACVEGLGTLADARARPVLNEALAHPALAEAAVRALARIPGQRRGVRGTGP; translated from the coding sequence ATGGACGAAGAGTTGCGATCGGTCACGGAGCGCTTACGGCAGGAGTCGGGAGCGCCGGCGGACTTCGACCGTCTGGTGGCGACCGAGGACCCGGACGAACTGGCCGGCGTGCTGACCGAGCCCGGACAGCCCCTGTGGGCCCGGGAGCTGGCCGCGTTCCGGCTCGGGCTCGCGGGGGACCGCCGGGCCTTCGAGTCGCTCGTCCTGCTGCTCAACCACCGCGACCCACCGCGCTGCGCCGCCGCCGCGTACGCCCTCGCCCGGCTGGACGACCCGCGCACGGCCCGCGCAGCGGCAGCGCTCGCCACCAACGAACTGCGGGTCGCCTACGCCCTGCACCCGGTCCGGCTGCTCGCCGAGCTGCGCGCCCCCGAGTCCGTCCCCGCCCTGATCACCACACTGGAGCGCCGGCTGCGCCCGCACGACCCCTACCGCCGGGTGGCGCTCGCCTGTGTGGAGGGCCTCGGCACGCTGGCCGACGCCCGCGCCCGGCCCGTGCTCAACGAGGCCCTGGCGCATCCCGCGCTCGCGGAGGCGGCGGTGCGGGCGCTCGCGAGGATTCCCGGGCAGCGCAGAGGTGTCAGGGGGACAGGTCCCTGA
- a CDS encoding GNAT family N-acetyltransferase, giving the protein MDDPLLIREMTLADCDRVSEIRIRGWQSAYRGLMPQPFLDALSVPEDAERRRARFGRGGGSVVDLVAERDGEILGWACHGPYRDGEIRTRDAELYAIYVDARRYGSGLGHALLQESVRRCTAAGHPRMLLWVLKDNARARRFYERHGFRPDGAEDPYEVDGVAVPEVRYVRDLSP; this is encoded by the coding sequence ATGGACGACCCCCTCCTCATCCGCGAGATGACCCTCGCCGACTGCGACCGCGTCTCCGAGATCCGGATCCGGGGCTGGCAGAGCGCGTACCGGGGGCTCATGCCCCAGCCGTTCCTCGACGCGCTCAGCGTGCCCGAGGACGCCGAGCGCCGCCGAGCCCGGTTCGGACGGGGCGGCGGCAGCGTGGTGGACCTGGTCGCCGAGCGGGACGGCGAGATCCTCGGCTGGGCCTGTCACGGCCCCTACCGCGACGGCGAAATCCGCACCCGGGACGCCGAGTTGTACGCGATCTACGTGGACGCGCGGCGGTACGGCAGCGGACTCGGACACGCACTGCTCCAGGAGTCCGTACGCCGCTGCACGGCCGCCGGCCACCCCCGCATGCTCCTGTGGGTCCTCAAGGACAACGCCCGCGCCCGGCGCTTCTACGAACGCCACGGCTTTCGGCCCGACGGCGCCGAGGATCCCTACGAGGTGGACGGGGTGGCTGTGCCCGAGGTGCGGTACGTCAGGGACCTGTCCCCCTGA